From a region of the Methylomonas rapida genome:
- the ppsA gene encoding phosphoenolpyruvate synthase yields the protein MSQSHQYIRWFNELTIQDIPLVGGKNASLGEMYRELATEGVIVPNGFAITAEAYRDMLDQAHAWDRLHELLDRFDPDDVADLARRAQQARDLVYAAPLPEALQRQILAAFAQLQQEYGDDLTVAVRSSATAEDLPTASFAGQQDTYLNIRGGQSLLDACKRCFASLFTDRAIHYRIVQGFDHFKVSLSIGVMKMVRSDLAASGVMFSLDTESGFKDAVFITAAYGLGENVVQGAVDPDEFYVHKPTFADGHRCVLRRGLGAKKIKMVYSDGRTHEPIRNVATSNTERSHFCLDDTDVLTLADYAIKIENHYGRPMDMEWAKDGLDGRLYIVQARPETVASQRTGTVLEQYELKQAGEIITKGRAVGSKIAVGNARVITSVANLSTFKPGEVLVADMTTPDWEPVMKTAAAIVTNRGGRTCHAAIIARELGVPAVIGCEDATDAIVGGGLVTISCAEGDVGKVYAGRLDFEVLQTDLSRMQRPKTKVMLNLGNPELAFKHSFLPNDGVGLARMEFIITEYIKAHPMALIHPEKVADSGELEQLRQLTEGYEKPEEFFIQRLAEGVGTIAAAFYPKPVVVRMSDFKTNEYATLLGGRWFERDEANPMIGFRGASRYVHPAYAEGFALECAAMKRVRERMGLTNVVLMIPFCRRVEEAEKVLDYMARCGLRRGENGLEIYVMCEIPNNVIRIDAFAELFDGFSIGSNDLTQLTLGVDRDSEIVAHDFDERDPGVKEMIRLAVEGCRRNNRHSGLCGQAPSDYPEMAEYLVEIGIDSMSLNPDTVLKTTQRILELEQRLGR from the coding sequence ATGTCTCAATCCCATCAATACATACGCTGGTTCAATGAACTGACTATCCAGGATATTCCGCTGGTTGGCGGAAAAAACGCCTCGCTCGGTGAAATGTATCGGGAATTGGCCACGGAAGGCGTGATCGTGCCGAACGGTTTTGCGATTACCGCCGAAGCCTATCGCGATATGCTGGATCAAGCCCATGCCTGGGATAGACTGCATGAGCTGTTGGACAGGTTCGATCCAGACGATGTCGCCGATTTGGCAAGACGCGCCCAGCAAGCCCGCGACTTGGTCTATGCGGCGCCGTTGCCCGAGGCGTTGCAGCGGCAGATTTTGGCGGCTTTCGCGCAATTACAACAAGAGTATGGCGACGATCTGACCGTCGCGGTACGCAGTTCCGCCACGGCCGAGGATTTGCCGACCGCCAGCTTCGCCGGCCAGCAAGACACCTATTTGAACATCCGCGGCGGCCAATCCTTGCTGGATGCCTGCAAGCGCTGCTTCGCCAGTTTGTTTACCGACCGGGCGATTCATTACCGCATCGTCCAGGGCTTCGATCATTTCAAGGTCAGTCTGTCGATAGGCGTCATGAAAATGGTGCGTTCCGATTTGGCGGCCAGCGGCGTGATGTTTTCGCTGGATACCGAATCCGGTTTCAAGGATGCGGTGTTCATCACGGCCGCCTACGGTTTGGGCGAAAATGTCGTGCAGGGCGCGGTCGATCCCGACGAGTTTTACGTACACAAACCCACCTTTGCCGACGGTCACCGTTGCGTATTGCGTCGCGGCTTGGGCGCGAAAAAGATCAAGATGGTCTACAGCGATGGTCGTACCCACGAACCCATCCGCAACGTGGCGACGTCCAATACCGAACGCAGTCATTTCTGCCTAGACGATACCGACGTGCTGACCTTGGCCGATTATGCGATAAAAATCGAAAACCACTATGGTAGGCCAATGGACATGGAATGGGCCAAGGATGGTCTGGACGGCCGTTTGTACATCGTGCAGGCGCGGCCGGAAACCGTGGCCTCGCAACGCACCGGTACGGTATTGGAACAATACGAACTCAAGCAAGCAGGCGAAATCATCACCAAGGGCCGCGCGGTCGGCAGCAAGATCGCGGTCGGCAATGCACGGGTGATTACCAGTGTCGCCAACTTGTCGACCTTCAAGCCTGGCGAAGTGCTGGTGGCCGACATGACCACGCCGGATTGGGAACCGGTCATGAAAACGGCCGCAGCCATCGTCACCAACCGCGGCGGTCGTACCTGCCACGCCGCCATCATCGCCCGTGAATTGGGGGTTCCGGCCGTGATCGGCTGCGAAGATGCGACCGATGCGATAGTGGGCGGCGGCCTGGTGACGATCAGTTGTGCCGAGGGTGATGTCGGCAAGGTTTACGCCGGAAGGCTGGATTTCGAGGTGCTGCAAACCGATTTGTCGCGGATGCAGCGCCCCAAAACCAAGGTCATGCTGAATCTGGGCAATCCGGAACTGGCTTTCAAGCACAGCTTCTTGCCGAACGACGGCGTCGGCCTGGCCAGAATGGAGTTCATCATCACCGAATATATCAAGGCCCATCCGATGGCCTTGATCCATCCGGAAAAGGTCGCCGACAGCGGCGAACTGGAACAACTGCGGCAGCTCACCGAAGGTTATGAAAAGCCGGAAGAGTTTTTCATTCAGCGTCTGGCCGAAGGCGTCGGCACCATTGCGGCGGCTTTTTATCCCAAGCCGGTGGTGGTGCGGATGTCGGATTTCAAGACCAATGAATATGCCACTTTGTTGGGCGGACGCTGGTTCGAACGCGACGAGGCCAACCCGATGATCGGCTTTCGCGGCGCCTCCCGTTACGTGCATCCGGCCTATGCCGAAGGTTTTGCGTTGGAATGCGCGGCGATGAAGCGGGTCAGGGAACGGATGGGCTTGACCAATGTGGTGCTGATGATCCCATTCTGCCGGCGGGTCGAAGAGGCCGAAAAGGTGTTGGATTACATGGCTCGATGCGGCTTGCGGCGCGGCGAAAACGGCCTGGAAATCTACGTGATGTGCGAGATCCCGAACAACGTGATTCGCATCGACGCCTTTGCCGAACTGTTCGATGGCTTTTCGATCGGCTCGAACGACCTGACTCAATTGACTTTGGGCGTGGACCGCGACTCGGAAATCGTCGCCCACGACTTCGACGAACGCGACCCCGGCGTCAAAGAAATGATCAGGCTGGCGGTTGAAGGCTGCCGCCGCAACAACAGGCATTCCGGCCTGTGCGGCCAGGCTCCGTCCGATTATCCGGAAATGGCCGAGTATCTGGTCGAAATCGGCATAGACTCGATGAGTCTGAATCCCGATACCGTGCTGAAGACCACGCAGCGGATATTGGAGCTGGAACAGCGCTTGGGACGATAA
- a CDS encoding sensor domain-containing diguanylate cyclase: MATDPRLHPALTPAELTVLFQAAIDQSYNAVVITDAQPSPAGPLIVYANPAFCQMTGYALAELIGKSPRILQGQDTDAGVIDRLRECLREGRFFEGSTINYRKDGTAYVVQWNISPIRDADDNITHFVSVQQNISAMIAAEQARDLLATALNDSPDAILITDHQSKIVFVNQSFLDLTGYTQEETLGKTPALLHSGVHDARFYRDLWETLRKGKSFRYVFTNRRKDGSLFHAEESIAPVRNAKGEITHFVSFSKDSTARVNAERELKEQATKDPLTGLWNRRSGEVMLKSQRASANAMHQPFCVIMADIDHFKRINDGFGHSVGDRIIVNTGKILQAKVRNCDAVIRWGGEEFLLLLPYCELSAALEIAERIRLAVYEYDDAQVGTFSLSMGVAEALPGQDIVDLIDNADKALYQAKAEGRNCVLSSQP, encoded by the coding sequence ATGGCAACCGATCCTCGCTTGCATCCCGCCTTGACGCCCGCCGAACTGACCGTCCTATTTCAAGCCGCGATCGATCAGTCCTATAACGCAGTGGTGATTACCGACGCACAGCCCAGTCCGGCAGGCCCCTTGATCGTCTATGCCAATCCGGCATTTTGTCAGATGACGGGTTATGCCTTAGCCGAACTCATAGGAAAATCGCCGCGCATATTGCAAGGCCAGGATACCGATGCCGGGGTGATCGACCGGCTGCGCGAGTGTTTGCGGGAAGGGCGTTTTTTTGAAGGATCGACCATCAATTACCGTAAGGACGGCACGGCATACGTGGTCCAATGGAACATCTCTCCGATCCGCGACGCGGACGACAACATCACTCATTTTGTCTCGGTACAGCAAAATATCAGTGCCATGATTGCGGCGGAACAGGCGCGCGACTTGCTGGCCACGGCATTGAATGACTCGCCGGATGCGATCTTGATTACCGATCATCAATCGAAAATTGTGTTCGTCAATCAAAGCTTCCTGGATTTGACCGGCTATACGCAGGAAGAAACCCTGGGCAAAACGCCCGCCTTGTTACATTCAGGTGTGCATGACGCGCGTTTTTACCGCGATTTATGGGAAACCTTGCGCAAGGGTAAAAGTTTTCGTTATGTGTTTACCAATCGCCGCAAGGACGGCAGCTTGTTTCATGCCGAGGAAAGTATCGCCCCGGTGCGCAATGCGAAGGGCGAAATCACCCATTTCGTCAGTTTCAGCAAGGATTCCACGGCTAGGGTCAACGCCGAACGGGAGCTGAAGGAACAGGCGACCAAAGACCCCTTGACCGGGCTGTGGAATCGGCGCAGCGGCGAAGTCATGCTAAAAAGCCAGCGCGCCTCGGCAAATGCGATGCATCAACCCTTTTGTGTCATCATGGCCGACATCGATCATTTCAAGCGCATCAACGACGGTTTTGGCCACTCGGTCGGCGACAGAATCATCGTCAACACCGGCAAAATTCTGCAAGCCAAGGTCAGAAATTGCGACGCCGTGATACGCTGGGGGGGCGAGGAGTTTTTGCTCCTGTTGCCGTATTGCGAGTTATCGGCCGCACTGGAAATCGCGGAGCGTATTCGCCTGGCGGTTTACGAATACGATGACGCTCAAGTAGGGACGTTCAGCTTGTCCATGGGCGTTGCCGAAGCCCTGCCAGGTCAGGATATTGTCGACTTGATCGATAATGCCGACAAAGCTTTATATCAAGCCAAGGCAGAAGGGCGAAATTGCGTGCTCTCATCACAACCCTAG
- a CDS encoding acetate/propionate family kinase — MKILVLNAGSSSVKYSLFEMSNQSILLTGLIERIGESLGVHRYRLAGLEPQTTEEVIPDHQHALRALFRLISTSAVIGDGELACIGHRVVHGGEFFREQALIDQQVIDRIDSLIPLAPLHNPANLLGIKESLRQMGDVPQVAVFDTAFHGSLPDYAYRYALPNALYHDQGVRRYGFHGTSHHYVAKQAADFLGKGLNEVNLITLHLGNGASVTAIENGLSIDTSMGMTPLEGLMMGTRSGDIDPALHFYLHRTLNLSLEEIENLLNKNSGCKGVCGENDMRTIHQMADAGDVNARLALAMYAYRIKKYIGAYFAVLGRVDALVFTGGIGENDHWLRQQCCAGLSALGIAIDAEKNRAPARPCGAIHTDPSPTKVLVIKTHEELEIALQAQACLEKSV; from the coding sequence ATGAAAATTCTCGTACTCAATGCCGGTAGCTCTTCAGTCAAATACAGTCTGTTTGAGATGAGCAATCAAAGCATCCTGTTGACCGGCCTGATAGAACGCATAGGCGAATCACTGGGTGTTCATCGTTACCGTCTGGCAGGCCTCGAACCGCAAACCACCGAAGAAGTCATTCCCGATCATCAGCATGCGCTACGGGCATTGTTCAGACTCATCTCGACTTCCGCCGTGATCGGCGACGGCGAATTGGCCTGTATCGGCCACCGCGTCGTGCACGGCGGTGAGTTTTTCCGGGAGCAGGCCTTGATCGACCAGCAGGTGATCGACCGCATCGACAGTCTGATTCCGCTGGCGCCCCTGCATAATCCAGCCAATTTGCTGGGTATCAAGGAATCGTTACGGCAAATGGGTGATGTACCGCAAGTGGCGGTGTTCGATACGGCATTTCACGGCAGCTTGCCGGATTACGCCTACCGTTATGCGCTGCCAAACGCGCTTTATCACGACCAGGGCGTGCGTCGCTATGGTTTCCACGGCACCTCGCACCATTACGTCGCCAAGCAGGCCGCTGACTTTCTGGGCAAAGGGTTAAACGAAGTCAATTTGATCACTCTGCATCTGGGCAACGGCGCCAGCGTCACCGCCATCGAAAACGGTCTCAGCATCGACACCTCGATGGGCATGACGCCGCTAGAAGGCTTGATGATGGGTACTCGTAGTGGCGACATCGATCCCGCCCTGCATTTTTATCTGCACCGCACGCTGAATTTATCCCTGGAAGAGATCGAAAACCTGTTGAATAAAAACAGCGGTTGCAAAGGCGTCTGCGGTGAAAACGACATGCGCACCATCCACCAAATGGCCGATGCCGGCGACGTCAACGCCAGACTGGCACTGGCGATGTACGCCTACCGGATCAAAAAATATATCGGCGCGTATTTTGCCGTGCTTGGCCGTGTCGATGCCCTGGTATTCACCGGCGGCATCGGCGAAAACGACCACTGGCTGCGCCAGCAATGCTGCGCCGGTTTATCGGCATTGGGAATCGCCATCGACGCCGAAAAAAACCGGGCCCCCGCCCGCCCCTGCGGTGCCATCCATACCGACCCGTCTCCCACCAAGGTGCTGGTGATCAAAACCCACGAAGAGCTGGAAATTGCACTGCAGGCCCAGGCATGTCTGGAAAAATCGGTCTGA
- a CDS encoding plasmid pRiA4b ORF-3 family protein, which yields MVKNLHEIYQIKVTLKGIRPPIWRRFLTFSSVKLPEFHNILQVIMGWEDNHLHAFVSDSVIYKIPDPSMGFDYGKDETQVRLTSLLKREGDKLLYEYDFGDGWEHDVVLEKILPFTAGQPLPFCVKGKRACPPENCGGIWGYKDLLLIMQDPEHEEHQNLSEWLPENFDPEYFSTDDINHIFHG from the coding sequence ATGGTCAAAAACTTGCATGAAATCTATCAAATCAAAGTGACGCTAAAGGGCATCAGACCGCCCATCTGGCGCCGCTTTCTGACGTTTTCCAGCGTCAAACTGCCCGAGTTTCACAACATTTTACAAGTCATCATGGGTTGGGAAGACAATCACCTGCACGCGTTTGTCAGCGATTCCGTCATCTATAAAATCCCCGACCCTTCGATGGGATTCGATTACGGCAAAGACGAAACGCAAGTCAGACTGACCAGCCTGCTAAAACGGGAAGGCGACAAACTGCTGTATGAATACGATTTTGGTGATGGCTGGGAACATGATGTCGTATTAGAGAAAATTTTGCCTTTTACGGCTGGGCAACCCTTACCGTTTTGCGTAAAAGGCAAACGTGCCTGCCCGCCGGAAAATTGTGGCGGCATCTGGGGCTATAAAGACTTGCTGCTGATCATGCAAGACCCGGAACACGAAGAACATCAAAATTTGTCGGAATGGTTGCCGGAGAACTTCGATCCGGAATATTTTTCCACGGACGACATCAATCATATCTTTCACGGATAA
- a CDS encoding DUF2380 domain-containing protein translates to MLNLKHLLLLSCISGSVHAAPRIAILDFELKDLTLAPGVPAEIERTASIKPLLEGELRSAGYEIVEIPLDTQQAANSGVGYLFDHADVASELGRRAGADYVLVGRLHKPSFLFAYLMGKLVRVGDANWMAHFITESKGPNVELVGKAVETMADKIDNQLENRYTPPPPNTLKSLQP, encoded by the coding sequence ATGCTAAATTTAAAACACCTGCTGTTGTTAAGCTGCATCAGTGGCTCGGTGCATGCCGCTCCGCGCATTGCCATTCTGGATTTCGAACTGAAGGATTTAACCCTTGCACCCGGCGTGCCGGCGGAAATCGAACGCACGGCCTCGATCAAACCCTTGCTGGAAGGCGAATTACGCTCCGCCGGCTACGAAATCGTCGAGATTCCGTTAGACACCCAACAAGCGGCCAATAGCGGCGTGGGCTATTTGTTCGATCATGCCGATGTCGCATCCGAACTGGGAAGACGCGCCGGCGCCGACTACGTATTGGTTGGCCGCTTGCATAAGCCCAGTTTCTTGTTTGCCTACTTGATGGGTAAACTGGTGCGAGTCGGGGATGCAAACTGGATGGCTCATTTCATTACCGAATCCAAAGGGCCGAACGTGGAATTGGTCGGCAAGGCCGTCGAAACCATGGCGGATAAAATCGACAACCAACTGGAAAATCGCTACACCCCGCCGCCGCCCAACACGCTTAAATCCCTACAACCCTGA
- the pta gene encoding phosphate acetyltransferase: MTNSSTEKKQQSFQSRNLYITGADRNSGKSIIMLAMMEMLTGYAGKIGFFRPIIQAGDKKDELIQFITYRYQPDIPYEAMYGCKSDHARALVADEQYDELHKIILGKYRALKAKCDFVLCMGSDYSHRDAVFEFDFNAQVANNLDCQMMPVIPGSRQDNIQILNSLAHLKHELHQHDSDVLAVIINGVEPGQIEPLRAMLSHPNDFPIYIVPVELSLEKPTIGNIVHAMGAKIFSGDNNALSREVHQYKVAAMLVPDFLDYVETGDLIITPGDRSDIILASLMAYHSTNYPQISGLLLTGNQKPGKQVQALIDGLGDAPFAILGVDSDTFTTAMRISQVPARLHSHDDRKIAKALGLVESNLDMSEVRLRLRSNLTHKMTPLMFEYDLLQRAKAKKQHIVLPEGTEERILRAAEILLLRDVVKITLLGNETEIRQKIQSLALKLDDVEIIDPMTSELRPLFAQAYYEARKHKNVIYATAFDLMADVSYFGTLMIHLGFANGMVSGAVHSTQHTIRPAFEIIKTKPGASIVSSVFFMCLEDEVLVYGDCAVNPNPTAQELADIAINSAETARMFNIEPKVAMLSYSTGDSGKGEAVDKVREAVKIAKALRPDLKLEGPMQYDAAVDSGVAKTKLPGSEVAGQATVFIFPDLNTGNNTYKAVQRSSDAIAVGPVLQGLNKPVNDLSRGCTVPDIVNTVIITAIQAQEVGNTC, translated from the coding sequence ATGACTAATTCTTCCACCGAAAAAAAACAACAATCGTTTCAATCGCGGAACCTTTATATTACAGGCGCGGACCGCAACAGTGGAAAATCGATCATCATGCTGGCGATGATGGAGATGCTGACGGGTTATGCCGGCAAAATTGGCTTTTTTCGCCCCATCATTCAAGCCGGCGACAAAAAAGACGAATTGATCCAATTCATTACCTATCGTTACCAGCCGGACATCCCTTACGAAGCCATGTATGGCTGCAAGAGCGACCATGCCCGCGCGCTGGTCGCCGATGAACAATACGATGAACTACACAAAATCATCCTGGGAAAATACCGGGCATTGAAGGCGAAATGCGACTTCGTGCTTTGCATGGGCTCGGACTATAGCCACCGCGACGCGGTTTTCGAATTCGATTTCAACGCCCAGGTCGCCAACAATCTGGATTGCCAAATGATGCCGGTGATACCGGGTTCCAGGCAAGACAATATACAGATTCTAAACAGTCTTGCCCACCTCAAGCATGAACTGCATCAGCATGACAGCGATGTGCTGGCGGTCATCATCAACGGTGTCGAACCCGGCCAGATAGAGCCGCTGCGCGCCATGTTGAGCCACCCCAACGATTTCCCGATTTACATCGTCCCGGTCGAGTTGTCGCTTGAAAAGCCGACCATAGGCAACATCGTACATGCGATGGGAGCGAAAATATTTTCCGGTGACAACAACGCATTGAGTCGCGAGGTCCATCAATACAAAGTGGCGGCCATGCTGGTGCCGGATTTTCTGGATTATGTCGAGACCGGCGACTTGATCATTACCCCAGGCGATCGTTCCGACATCATTCTGGCCAGCCTGATGGCTTACCATTCGACCAATTACCCGCAAATTTCCGGCTTGTTGTTGACCGGCAATCAAAAACCGGGCAAGCAAGTACAAGCCTTGATAGACGGGCTTGGCGATGCGCCCTTTGCAATTCTGGGGGTCGACTCCGATACCTTCACCACCGCGATGCGAATCAGCCAGGTGCCGGCCCGCCTGCATTCGCATGATGACAGAAAAATCGCCAAGGCTTTGGGCTTGGTCGAAAGCAACCTCGACATGAGCGAAGTGCGCTTGCGCTTGCGCAGCAACCTCACGCACAAGATGACCCCGCTGATGTTCGAATACGACCTGCTGCAACGCGCCAAGGCCAAGAAACAGCACATCGTGCTGCCGGAAGGCACCGAAGAGCGTATTTTACGCGCCGCGGAAATCTTGTTGCTGCGCGATGTCGTCAAAATCACGCTGCTGGGCAACGAAACCGAAATCCGGCAAAAAATCCAGTCACTAGCCTTGAAACTGGACGATGTCGAGATCATCGACCCGATGACGTCCGAGCTGCGCCCGCTATTCGCGCAAGCCTATTACGAGGCGCGCAAGCACAAAAACGTCATTTATGCCACGGCGTTCGACTTGATGGCCGATGTCAGCTATTTCGGCACGCTGATGATACACTTGGGTTTTGCCAACGGCATGGTATCCGGCGCGGTACACTCGACACAACATACGATACGGCCGGCGTTCGAGATCATCAAAACCAAACCGGGCGCATCGATCGTCTCCAGCGTATTTTTCATGTGTCTGGAAGACGAAGTGCTGGTTTACGGCGACTGCGCGGTCAATCCCAATCCAACCGCCCAGGAGCTGGCCGACATTGCCATCAATTCCGCCGAGACCGCCCGCATGTTCAACATCGAACCCAAAGTGGCGATGCTGTCCTATTCCACCGGCGATTCCGGCAAGGGCGAAGCCGTCGACAAGGTACGTGAGGCGGTCAAAATCGCCAAAGCCTTGCGTCCGGATTTGAAACTCGAAGGTCCGATGCAATATGACGCCGCCGTGGATTCCGGCGTCGCCAAAACCAAACTGCCCGGCAGCGAGGTGGCCGGCCAGGCCACGGTATTCATTTTCCCCGACCTCAACACCGGCAACAATACCTATAAAGCGGTACAGCGCTCGTCGGACGCCATCGCCGTCGGCCCGGTATTACAAGGCCTGAACAAACCCGTCAACGACCTCAGCCGCGGCTGCACCGTCCCGGATATCGTCAACACCGTCATCATCACCGCGATTCAAGCGCAGGAGGTCGGCAACACATGCTAA
- a CDS encoding FHA domain-containing protein, giving the protein MAKFTVYFKDKPIFSGIYDSGVVHIGRDDTNELVVDSLAVAPAHAVAVIKDGKCVIKQLNEKFPLLVNNQPSKEWNLQNNDVINVGKHYIVYNATEFFHQPVESPQAASSQDPDLEFLNEKLEAGARQQEGKLQVMDGPHIGRILTLKKAMTRLGHEGAGVIVIARRKDGYYVSALQGHDGLRLNREPLGERTALLRNNDVIEVDKTPMQFFLE; this is encoded by the coding sequence ATGGCAAAATTTACCGTCTATTTCAAAGATAAACCCATTTTTTCAGGTATTTACGATTCCGGCGTGGTGCATATCGGCCGGGACGACACCAACGAATTAGTGGTCGATAGCTTGGCGGTGGCGCCTGCCCACGCCGTGGCGGTCATCAAGGACGGCAAGTGCGTCATCAAGCAACTCAACGAAAAATTTCCGCTACTGGTCAATAATCAACCTTCCAAGGAATGGAATCTGCAAAACAACGACGTCATCAATGTCGGCAAGCATTACATCGTTTACAACGCGACCGAATTTTTTCATCAGCCGGTCGAATCGCCTCAAGCCGCGTCTTCCCAGGACCCTGACCTGGAGTTTTTGAACGAGAAGCTCGAAGCGGGCGCAAGGCAGCAGGAAGGCAAGCTGCAAGTGATGGATGGACCTCATATCGGTCGCATTCTTACGCTGAAAAAGGCCATGACGCGCCTCGGGCACGAAGGCGCCGGCGTGATAGTCATTGCCCGGCGTAAGGATGGTTATTATGTGTCGGCCTTGCAGGGCCACGACGGACTGCGGCTGAATAGGGAGCCATTGGGCGAGCGAACGGCGTTGCTGCGAAACAATGACGTGATCGAGGTGGACAAAACGCCGATGCAGTTTTTCCTGGAGTGA